The Micromonospora sp. NBC_00421 DNA window CGGTTGACCCGGGCGATGACGGCGTCGGCGATCGACGCGCCGCTGGCGTCCAGCTTCTCCGCCGGCCACGGCGTGTCCCCGTACCGGCGTTCGAGGATCCGGTGCAGGGCCCGTACGCCGTAGCGGAAGCCGTGGATGAACCCGTTGGTCGAGCGCTTGAAGTCCCGCTCCTGGGTGATGGTGCCGGCGAAGAACAGGTCGGGCACGTTGACCGACTCCCACTGCGCGGTCTGCGCCGGGAAACGGTCCCGGATCGCCAGCTCCGGCCGGCAGGAGTCGTCGAAGATCGACGCGTCGAAGGCGAAGCCGGTGCAGACGAGCACCCGGTCGTAGCGCAGTTCCTTGGTCACCTCGTCGGCGCGGGAGAACGCGAACGTCACCGTGTAGCCGTCGTCGTCGCGGGTGATCCGCCGGACGTGGCCGTCCAGGATCGCGTTCGCCGACTTCAACTGGTAGGTGTCAAGGAAGTTGTTGTTCACCGCGCGCAGGTGCCCGACGTAGTGGGTGCGCCAGGCCATCCGCACCGAACTCGGCCCGGCGAGGTGGATCAGGGTGGTGGTCTCCATCAGGCTGTCCGCGGTCTCGAAGGCGGAGTTGCCCTTGCCGATGATCAGCACCTTCTGGTCGAGGTAGTCGCGCGGGTCGACGGGCATGTCCGCGTACCGCTCGGCCAGTTCCAGGCCCGGGATGTCCGGCAGGTAGGGCCGGGACACGCCGGTGGCGACGACCACCCGCCGGGCCCGGAAGGTCTCCCCCGCCCGCACCTCGAAGACCCCGTCCACCTTGGACACCGAGGTCACCCGGGTGCCGTAGCGCACCTTCACCCCGGTCTTCGCGGCGAAGTCGGCCAGGTAGCGGACCATCTGGTCGGCATCCGGGAAGTACCGCTCGGTGTACGTGGTGAACCGCAGCGCCGGGTCGTCGGTGAGCAGCGAGTTCCAGTCCAGCCGCAGGTTCTCCTCCGGGTCGTCGGAGCCGGTGTGCGGCTTGTTGATGGAGATGAGCTGCCGGTGCCGGGGATAGGTGGCGAAGAACGCGCCGGGGATGTCAGCGCCCTCCAGCACCAGATAGTCGCGCCGGCCGTCGGCCTCCAGCAGCGCGGCCAGTTGCAGGCCGGCGGGTCCGGCTCCGATGATCAGGTAGTCAAGCGTCACGACGGCCATCCAGGGTGAGAGAGGTCAGCGAGAGTCCGAGTTCGTCCACGACGTCGGCGGCCCGCCGCACGTCGCCGTCCAACGGCCGGTCCGGGTCGACCGGGGGGATCGCCGCGACCAGCGCCGCCAGCGCCTCGCCGCAGCCCGGCGCGGTCGGCGTCCGCGCCCCCACGTACGCGGCCTGCCGCAGCCCCAGCGCCAGCGACCCGACGATCAGCCGGAGCAGCCCGGCCTGGTCCCATACCCGCAGGGCGGCCTGGGTGCCGAGCGGGATGACGTCCTGGTTGTGCAGGTTGGTCGGCAGGCTCTGCATGCTCGCCGGCACGGCGTCCCGGCGGATCTCGGCGATCAGCGCGGTCGAGGCCAACTGCACCCCCTGGAGCCCGTGCTGCTGCCCCGGGCCGGCGGCCAGCATCGGCGGCAGGCCACCGTTGCGGTGCGGGTCGACGAGCAGGTCGAGTTGCCGTTCGGCGAGGTTTCCCACCTGCGCCACCACCATCGACAGCAGGTCGGCGGCGAACGCGGCCGGCTGCCCGAAGAAGTTGCCGCCGTGCACCACCAGATCGTCGTCGGGGAAGAACAGCGGGTTGTCACTGACGCTGCCCAGGTCGGCGGTGACCACGGAATCGACGTGCCGCAACGCGTCCTCGGCCGCACCGAGCAGTTGCGGCGCGCACCGGATGCTGTACGGCTCCTGCAACGGGCGCTCGCCGGACGGGACCAGCCCGGCACCGACCCGCCGCATGGACGCGCCCACGTCGATCGCGCCCGGATGGCCGTACGCCCGCAGCAGCCGGGCGTCGAGGAACTGCGGATCAGCCCCGAGCAGGTCGGCCAGCAGGCAGGTGAGCACCTGCACCGCCCGGTGCGCGGCGCGGACGGCGGACAACGCCAGCGCGGTCGCCGCAGTGGTCAGCGAGGTGCCGTTGACCAGGGCCAGGGCGTCCCGACCGTCCAACGGCAGCGGTTGCAGGCCCGCCTTCTCCAACGCCTCGGCCGCCGGTAGGCGTACCCCGTCGAGGTAGGCGTGGCCGCGACCGCGCAGCGCCTGGGCCGCCGCGCCCAGCGGGATCAGGTCACCGCTGGCGCCCACCGAACCCAGCCTCGGCACCGCGGGCACGAAGGTGGTGCCGAGCATCGCCGCCAACGCGTCGACCACGTGCGGCGACACCCCCGACGCGCCCCGGGCCAGCGACCACGCCCGCACCAGCACCGTCGCCCGGACGATCTCGGGGGCGAGGTCCGGACCCTGGCCGGCACCGAGGTGGGCGAGGGTGTTGTCGGCCTGGTCGCGCAGGTCGGCCCGGCCCGCGTACCCGACCAGGGCACCGAAACCGGTGGTGCTGCCGTACACCGCGCGGTCCTCGCCGAGCACCTCGGACAGGAACCGGCGGGTGGTGGTGACCCGGTCGCGGACCGCCGACCCGACCACCACCCGGACCGGATCGCGGGCGGCGCTCAGGTCGGCGATCCGCAGCGGGGCTGCGAGATCGATCTCTGTCGTCATGCGACCGGACCCTAGAGACGAAATCTCAGAACGCTCTGAAATCAGGCCGATACGGTGCGCCGCATGACGCTCGACTACCTGATCATCGGAGCCGGGCCGGCGGGGCTCCAGCTCGCCGCCCTGTTGGAGCGCGACGGACGCGACCACCTGGTGCTGGAGGCCGGACCGACGCCGGGGACGTTCTTCGCCACCTATCCGCGGCACCGGAAACTGATCTCCATCAACAAGGTCTGGACCGGTTCCGACGATCCGGAGTTCAACCTGCGCTCCGACTGGAACTCGCTGCTCACCGACGACCCCGCGCTGCGGTTCGGCAACTTCAGCCGGCGCTACTTCCCGGACGCGGCCGACCTGGTGCGCTACCTCGCCGCCTTCGCCGAGGGCCTGCGGATCCGCTACGACACCCGGGTCACCCGGATCGCCCGCGACGGCGGACTGTTCACAGTCGAGACCGACACCGACACCCTGACCGCCCGCCGGGTCGTCGTCGCCACCGGCGTCTCCCAGCTGTACGTCCCGCCGATCGACGGCGTCGACCTCGCCGAGCGGTACGACACCGTCAGCGTGGACCCGGACGACTTCACCAACCAGCGGGTCCTCGTCATCGGCAAGGGCAACTCGGCCTTCGAGACCGCCGACGCCCTGGTCGAGACCGCCGCGGTGATCCACGTCGCCGGCCCGCACTCGATCCGGCTGGCCTGGCAGACCCACTACGTCGGGCACCTGCGTGCGGTGAACAACAACTTCCTCGACACCTACCAGCTCAAGTCGCAGAACGCGGTGCTCGACGGCACCGTCGAGCGGATCGCCCGACGTGACGACGGCGGCTACCGGGTCGACTTCCGGTACGCCCGGACCCGCGAGTCGATCCGGCAGCTCGACTACGACCGGGTCATCCTCTGCACCGGCTTCCGGTTCGACGCGAGCATCTTCGACCCGTCGGCCCGGCCCCGGCTGGTCATCGACGACCGCTTCCCCGAGCAGACCTCCGGCTTCGAGTCGGTGAACGTGCCCGGCCTGTACTTCGCCGGCACCCTCACCCAGCAACGCGACTTCAAGCGCTCGACGAACGGCTTCATCCACGGCTTCCGGTACGGCGTACGCGCCCTGCACCGGATGCTCGCCGCCCGGCACCACGGCACCCCGTGGCCGTCCACCACGCTGGACGGCACCCCGGAGGCGATCACCGACGCGATCATCTCCCGGATCAACCGGACCTCGGCGCTGTGGCAGCAGTTCGGCGTCCTCGGCGACGTCGTGGTCATCTCCGACGGCACCGCGCGCTACCACGAGGAGGTGCCGGTCGCCCACCTGCGCGACGGTGGCCTCGGCCCCGAACCGTTCGCCCTGGTGACCACCCTGGAGTACGGCCCGGACCACGACCAGGTCGACCCGTTCGACGTCACGATCCCCCGGATCGCCGAGAACGACGCCGAACGCGCCCACGACGCCAGCTACCTGCACCCCGTCGTCCGGGTGCACCGGGGCGGCCGGGTCGTCGCCACGCACCACCTGGCGGAGAACCTGGAGAACAACTGGGACATCCCCGGCGTACACCAGCAACCCCTCGCGCAGTTCCTCAAGGGTGTGCTGACCGATGCCGGGGACGTGCCGTCCGATGCCGGCTGAGCCCGACCCGGCCGGGCTGCTCTCGGCGGAGCACGACCCGGCCGGGCTGCTGCCGGCTGAGTCCGGCCCGGTCGTCCCGAAGTCGGCGGGGGACGGCCGGGCCGGTCGCCGCGCGGCGACCGGCGAGCCGGCCGGCGGGACCGCCACCGGTGGTGAGGTCTGGCCGCAGCCCGTGCTGCGGCTGCTCGCCACCGGTGGCGACCGGCCGGTGTTCGAGGACGGCGACCGGATCGTCGACGCGACCGAGATGTCGGGGCTGGTGCGGCGCGTCGCCGCCGGGCTGCGCGCCGCCGGCATCGGGCCGGGTACCGGGGTGGCGCTGCGGCTCGGGGTCACCTCGGAGGCCTTCGCCGCCGTCGTCGCGGCGTTCGCCGTGGGCGCCCGGGTGTCCGGGCTCCGGCCCGAGCTGACCCCGACGCACCACGACCGGATGCCCGGCGGCGGCGACGCGTTGCTCGTCGACGACGCCCGGCTCGCCACGCTGGCGCGGACCCCCGACGACGGCACCCCGCTTGTCGCCGCCGGCCGGCCCGCCGACATCGCGAGGATCACCTGGACCAGCGGCAGCACCGGCAGTCCCAAGGGCTGCGCCCAGACGTACGCGGCGATGAGCGCGGCCTGGGCGCCGTACCCGGACCGGTGGCCGCCGGCGATCGCCGAACTCGCCCCCCGGCTGGGGCGCTACCTCGTCTTCGGCTCGCTGAGCAGCCAGGTGATGCTGGAGTACGGCATCCTCACCCTCGCCGCGGGCGGCACCCTGGTCGCCGCCCGCCCGCCGGGCTTCCCCGGCATGGTCACCCGGCACCGGGCCACGGCGAGTGTGATCACCGTCGGCAAGCTGCACCAACTCGTCCGCGACCAGCGCACCGACCCGGTCGACCTGGGCAGCCTGCGCGCCCTCGTCGTCTCCGGCTCCCCGCTCACCGCGTCCCGGCTCGCCGAGGCGCTCGACGTGCTCGGCCCGGTGGTCTTCCACGGCTACGGCCAGACCGAGACCGGCATGATCGCGATGGTGACCCCGGGCGAGCTGCTGGCCGACCCGGGCAGGCTCGCCTCGGTCGGCCGGGCACCCGCCGTGGTCGACCTGTCGATCCGGGACGCGGACGGCCGCCCCGCCACCGAGGGTGAACTCTTCGTCCGGACCCCGGCGCAGGCCACCGCCTACTGGGCGGACCCGGTCGAGACCGCCGACGTGTTCACCGACGGCTGGGTGCGCACCCGCGACCTGGCCCGGCTGGACGCCGACGGCTACCTGCACCTGGCCGGTCGGGTCCGGGACGTCGTCATCGTCAACGCCAACCTGGTGTACGCCGGCCCGATCGAACGGGTCCTCGCCGCCGACCCCTCGGTCGCCGAGGCGTACGTGGTCGGCCGCCCCGACGACGTCACCGGCGAGGCGGTGCACGCGTACGTGGTGCCGGCCGCCGGCCACTCGCCGGATGCCGGACGGTTACGCGCCCGGGTCGTGGCGGCCCTGGGGGAGGCCGCGGCCCCGAGGACCGTCGAAGAGATCACGGGGGTCCCCGTCGGGCCGAGCGGCAAACCCGACAAACATGCCCTGGGCGCGGTGGGCCGCTCCTGAGTCGTCGGACAGCACACGCGGACGTCGCGATGGTGTGCTGGCGCTGGTGGGTGCCGTGCCGGCCGGCTTCGCCGTGCGGTCCGAGATCGACCGGGACGCCTTGGCGGTCGCCACCGGGCGGCGGTACAGCCCCGTCCACGCGTCGGGTCCGGTAACGCCCTGACGGAGTGCGGAGGACAGCCCGGTGGCCGGTACGATCAGCCGGTGGACCTGGACGACATCGCCGCCCGACTCGGGTTGCCCGTCGAGGAGGTCGAGCGGGTGCACCGGCTCGCCGGTGACCGACCGTCGACCCCGCTGCCCGCCAGGGCCGACGCGTCGGAGATCCTCGACCGGCTCGCGGTACGACCGGACGACGCCGCCGAGATCATGGCCGGCTGGCCCGACCCCGACTCTCCCCTGTGGACCCCGGAGCTGCGCTGGCTGCTCGACCGCTCGACGGCCCTGGTCCGCGCCGACCTCGGCGGTTACGAGTGGCTGTCGCCCGGCCCGGAGCTTCCCCGCGACCGGGGCCCCGCCTGGCGACACCTCTACGTGTACGGCTACCTCGCCCTGGTCGACGTGGTCACCGGGTTCCACCGCGAGCACGGCATCGCCGGGTCCGTCTCCTGGACGACCCTCGCCGACCTGGGCCGCAACCTGGCGATCGACAGGCGGATGCACGGCGAGGGCTGGCCGGTCATGCAGAGCTGGTTGACCCTGCACGTCCGTGGCGGCCTCTACGAGCTGGGCCGGCTCCAGCACCAGCGTGGTGGCAGCGCCATCGACCTGCACATCCCGGACGCGGGGCCGCTGACGCCGGAGGCGGTCGACGCGTCGCTCGACGCGGCCCGGGAGTTCTTCCCCCGGCACTTCCCCGACGAGCACCACACCGCCTTCTCCTGCGGCTCCTGGCTGCTCGATCCGCAACTGCGGGACTACCTCCCCGAGGACTCCAACATCATCCGGTTCCAGCGCCGGTTAGAGTTGCAGCCCTACGTGCCGCAGGACGGGCCGGACGCCGACGTCGAGGTACTACGGTTCGCCTTCCGTACGCTCAGCACGCCGCTCGACCAGCTACCCCGGCGTACCGTGCTGCAACGCGCGATCGTCGACCACCTGACGGCCGGCGGTCACTGGCACTGGCGGCACGGCCGCTTCCCGATCTAGAGCCGGGGCGTCCGGGGCCCGCCGGTCGGATGCGGTGCCGGACCGCCCGCCCGGGTCGACGGTGGACAGTCCCGCGGAGGACGATCACGCCGGGGACTGCCCTGACCCGTCGGGATCGTCGTCGGCGCGGGGCCGCTCCAGCCGTCCGGCGATCTGTTCGAGGGCGGCGAGGTCCCGAGGGGCTAGCCGGTCGATGAGGTGCCGCCGTACCGACTCGACGTGGACCGGTGCGGCGTCCCGGAGGGCGGCCCGGCCCGGTGCGGTCAGCACGAGCAGGCAGCCCCTGCCGTCGGCCGGATCCGGTGCGCGGCGCAACAGCCCGCGCGCTTCCATCCGGCTCGCGTGCCGGGACAGCCGGCTGCGTGACCAGCCCATCTTGTCGGCCTGTTCGCCAAGCGTGCTGGTCTGTGCGTGTTGTTCCGACAGGGTGCTCAGCACCTCGTAGTCGGCTTCGGAGAGGCCGATCACCGCCAGGTCACGCGCGGTGCCGGTCTGGACGGCGACCATCACCCGCCGCCAGGCCCGCCAGGCCCGTTCCTCGGCCGGCTCCAGCCAACGGGCCGACCCCGACTTAGTTGACATGTAATCAATCTAGCATCTAGCCTTCGTTTCTATGTCAACGAGACCGCTTCGCATTCTTGCGCTGACCTGCAGCACCCGCCCCGGCGCGCTCGGCCCCGAGGTGGGGCGGTGGTTGCTCGAAGCGGTCTCCCCCCGGGCCGCCGAGCTCGACGTCGAGGTGGTGCCGGTGGCGCTCGGCGACCTGGAGCTGCCGTTCCTCGA harbors:
- a CDS encoding MarR family winged helix-turn-helix transcriptional regulator, whose translation is MSTKSGSARWLEPAEERAWRAWRRVMVAVQTGTARDLAVIGLSEADYEVLSTLSEQHAQTSTLGEQADKMGWSRSRLSRHASRMEARGLLRRAPDPADGRGCLLVLTAPGRAALRDAAPVHVESVRRHLIDRLAPRDLAALEQIAGRLERPRADDDPDGSGQSPA
- a CDS encoding class I adenylate-forming enzyme family protein, translated to MPAEPDPAGLLSAEHDPAGLLPAESGPVVPKSAGDGRAGRRAATGEPAGGTATGGEVWPQPVLRLLATGGDRPVFEDGDRIVDATEMSGLVRRVAAGLRAAGIGPGTGVALRLGVTSEAFAAVVAAFAVGARVSGLRPELTPTHHDRMPGGGDALLVDDARLATLARTPDDGTPLVAAGRPADIARITWTSGSTGSPKGCAQTYAAMSAAWAPYPDRWPPAIAELAPRLGRYLVFGSLSSQVMLEYGILTLAAGGTLVAARPPGFPGMVTRHRATASVITVGKLHQLVRDQRTDPVDLGSLRALVVSGSPLTASRLAEALDVLGPVVFHGYGQTETGMIAMVTPGELLADPGRLASVGRAPAVVDLSIRDADGRPATEGELFVRTPAQATAYWADPVETADVFTDGWVRTRDLARLDADGYLHLAGRVRDVVIVNANLVYAGPIERVLAADPSVAEAYVVGRPDDVTGEAVHAYVVPAAGHSPDAGRLRARVVAALGEAAAPRTVEEITGVPVGPSGKPDKHALGAVGRS
- a CDS encoding FAD-dependent oxidoreductase, whose amino-acid sequence is MTLDYLIIGAGPAGLQLAALLEADGRRDYLVLEGADIPGAFFATYPRHRQLISINKPHTGSDDPEENLRLDWNSLLTDDPALRFTTYTERYFPDADQMVRYLADFAAKTGVKVRYGTRVTSVSKVDGVFEVRAGETFRARRVVVATGVSRPYLPDIPGLELAERYADMPVDPRDYLDQKVLIIGKGNSAFETADSLMETTTLIHLAGPSSVRMAWRTHYVGHLRAVNNNFLDTYQLKSANAILDGHVRRITRDDDGYTVTFAFSRADEVTKELRYDRVLVCTGFAFDASIFDDSCRPELAIRDRFPAQTAQWESVNVPDLFFAGTITQERDFKRSTNGFIHGFRYGVRALHRILERRYGDTPWPAEKLDASGASIADAVIARVNRTSALWQQFGVLADVVTVAGSDARYHEEVPVEYFAQTGLRTADHDHSDAFVVTLEYGPEHDQVDPFDVTVRRVAQDVVGQAHDAAYLHPVVRHHRAGQVVATHHLAENLENRWDRPEVHVTPLAAFVDRCLSSVGD
- a CDS encoding HAL/PAL/TAL family ammonia-lyase yields the protein MTTEIDLAAPLRIADLSAARDPVRVVVGSAVRDRVTTTRRFLSEVLGEDRAVYGSTTGFGALVGYAGRADLRDQADNTLAHLGAGQGPDLAPEIVRATVLVRAWSLARGASGVSPHVVDALAAMLGTTFVPAVPRLGSVGASGDLIPLGAAAQALRGRGHAYLDGVRLPAAEALEKAGLQPLPLDGRDALALVNGTSLTTAATALALSAVRAAHRAVQVLTCLLADLLGADPQFLDARLLRAYGHPGAIDVGASMRRVGAGLVPSGERPLQEPYSIRCAPQLLGAAEDALRHVDSVVTADLGSVSDNPLFFPDDDLVVHGGNFFGQPAAFAADLLSMVVAQVGNLAERQLDLLVDPHRNGGLPPMLAAGPGQQHGLQGVQLASTALIAEIRRDAVPASMQSLPTNLHNQDVIPLGTQAALRVWDQAGLLRLIVGSLALGLRQAAYVGARTPTAPGCGEALAALVAAIPPVDPDRPLDGDVRRAADVVDELGLSLTSLTLDGRRDA
- a CDS encoding acyltransferase domain-containing protein, whose amino-acid sequence is MDLDDIAARLGLPVEEVERVHRLAGDRPSTPLPARADASEILDRLAVRPDDAAEIMAGWPDPDSPLWTPELRWLLDRSTALVRADLGGYEWLSPGPELPRDRGPAWRHLYVYGYLALVDVVTGFHREHGIAGSVSWTTLADLGRNLAIDRRMHGEGWPVMQSWLTLHVRGGLYELGRLQHQRGGSAIDLHIPDAGPLTPEAVDASLDAAREFFPRHFPDEHHTAFSCGSWLLDPQLRDYLPEDSNIIRFQRRLELQPYVPQDGPDADVEVLRFAFRTLSTPLDQLPRRTVLQRAIVDHLTAGGHWHWRHGRFPI
- a CDS encoding NAD(P)-binding domain-containing protein, with amino-acid sequence MTLDYLIIGAGPAGLQLAALLERDGRDHLVLEAGPTPGTFFATYPRHRKLISINKVWTGSDDPEFNLRSDWNSLLTDDPALRFGNFSRRYFPDAADLVRYLAAFAEGLRIRYDTRVTRIARDGGLFTVETDTDTLTARRVVVATGVSQLYVPPIDGVDLAERYDTVSVDPDDFTNQRVLVIGKGNSAFETADALVETAAVIHVAGPHSIRLAWQTHYVGHLRAVNNNFLDTYQLKSQNAVLDGTVERIARRDDGGYRVDFRYARTRESIRQLDYDRVILCTGFRFDASIFDPSARPRLVIDDRFPEQTSGFESVNVPGLYFAGTLTQQRDFKRSTNGFIHGFRYGVRALHRMLAARHHGTPWPSTTLDGTPEAITDAIISRINRTSALWQQFGVLGDVVVISDGTARYHEEVPVAHLRDGGLGPEPFALVTTLEYGPDHDQVDPFDVTIPRIAENDAERAHDASYLHPVVRVHRGGRVVATHHLAENLENNWDIPGVHQQPLAQFLKGVLTDAGDVPSDAG